A window from Dendrosporobacter quercicolus encodes these proteins:
- a CDS encoding TonB-dependent receptor plug domain-containing protein codes for MSKQKKNWRQKLLCSLVGSTLLLTMPGLGEAGEAAGEAAGEYELEEMVVTASRMPTKRSETAAHITVVGREEIERNSYTSIAEALTGAGVKVESEGGSAIDSAKIMLNGSEQVVVLVDGRRVVWEQQVVSGRAGYSLDMLPNLSSVEKIEVVRGAASSLYGSAAVGGVVNIITRKGEERTATAAAEFGSWDSRRYRLQAGGKEGKTGYMVTAERWTQDNYEYKDPQTGQVSTMPNSDFDRDSASVRIDRELKEGTLTFSFDHLSENGGYPVVRPGYAMYSPDASRHIISNNVGLAYQWRQGDDVTNQLQVYRNHYSALWHRYRYNSGSSNFENEADGIEWNQRRRLSDSHTLLAGFDWRRVEVGVKQMETDGSKMRNLGLFLEDRWTIDPSWTLNVGLRRDDHSVYGNESTAHVGVNRKVDEHTNLYLSWGQVYRGPDADDLFMPDMGYYKGNPDLKPEKGHTTTLGVNTALKAGTAIQASVFSTYLEDAIDWDRSKTPWMPVNIGKQKKKGLELEVSHPLAPAWDVTAGYSYVKIREDKEDGAGYRNDVRNSQPNAYRLGVRYHQDAWNVSVLGRGATGRSLNGFTSRRYWVLDVAASYQMRPDVKLYAKVYNLTNRAYETNYVSGWGVGAFPMASRQIVIGIEGRL; via the coding sequence ATGAGTAAACAGAAAAAGAACTGGCGGCAAAAGCTGTTGTGTTCTCTGGTGGGGAGCACACTGCTGCTGACAATGCCGGGACTGGGAGAGGCCGGGGAAGCGGCCGGGGAAGCGGCCGGAGAGTATGAACTGGAGGAAATGGTGGTAACGGCCAGCCGCATGCCGACCAAACGCAGTGAAACTGCGGCGCATATCACCGTGGTCGGCCGGGAGGAGATCGAGCGGAACAGTTATACCAGCATTGCCGAGGCTTTGACCGGCGCCGGGGTAAAAGTGGAGAGTGAAGGCGGCAGCGCTATTGATAGTGCCAAGATTATGCTCAATGGCAGTGAACAGGTGGTCGTGCTGGTTGACGGGCGCAGAGTGGTCTGGGAGCAGCAGGTGGTCAGCGGCCGGGCCGGCTACAGCCTGGATATGCTGCCAAATCTGAGCAGTGTGGAGAAAATTGAGGTGGTGCGGGGAGCCGCCTCATCGCTGTACGGCAGTGCGGCTGTGGGCGGGGTGGTGAATATCATTACCCGTAAAGGTGAAGAGAGAACGGCAACAGCGGCTGCGGAGTTCGGCAGCTGGGACTCGCGCCGCTATCGCCTTCAGGCCGGCGGTAAGGAGGGCAAAACCGGGTATATGGTCACTGCCGAGCGTTGGACACAGGACAATTATGAATATAAAGACCCGCAAACCGGCCAAGTTTCGACGATGCCCAACAGCGATTTTGACCGCGATTCGGCTTCCGTCCGGATTGACCGGGAACTGAAGGAGGGCACACTGACTTTTTCCTTCGACCATTTAAGCGAAAATGGCGGTTATCCGGTTGTCAGACCAGGATATGCCATGTACAGCCCGGATGCTTCGCGGCATATCATTTCCAATAATGTAGGCCTGGCGTATCAATGGCGGCAGGGGGATGATGTAACCAACCAGCTGCAGGTATACCGCAATCATTACAGCGCCTTGTGGCATCGTTACCGGTATAATTCGGGGTCCAGCAATTTCGAGAACGAAGCAGACGGCATTGAATGGAATCAGCGGCGGCGTTTAAGCGACAGCCACACGCTGTTGGCCGGATTTGACTGGCGCAGAGTAGAAGTCGGGGTTAAACAGATGGAAACAGACGGCTCAAAAATGCGCAATCTGGGCCTTTTCCTGGAGGACCGCTGGACCATTGACCCGTCCTGGACGCTGAATGTCGGCCTGCGCCGGGATGACCACAGCGTTTATGGCAATGAATCAACCGCCCATGTCGGCGTCAACCGCAAGGTTGATGAACATACCAACCTGTATTTATCCTGGGGACAGGTTTACCGCGGACCGGATGCGGACGATCTGTTTATGCCGGATATGGGCTATTACAAAGGCAATCCTGATTTAAAACCGGAAAAGGGTCATACGACCACGCTGGGCGTAAATACCGCACTGAAGGCGGGTACAGCCATTCAGGCCAGCGTCTTCAGCACTTATCTGGAGGATGCCATTGACTGGGACAGGAGTAAAACTCCCTGGATGCCGGTGAATATCGGCAAGCAAAAGAAAAAGGGGCTTGAACTTGAAGTAAGTCATCCGCTGGCTCCGGCCTGGGATGTGACGGCGGGCTATTCGTATGTTAAGATCAGGGAAGATAAAGAGGACGGGGCCGGCTACCGGAATGATGTCCGTAACAGTCAGCCCAATGCCTATCGCCTGGGCGTGCGCTATCATCAGGATGCCTGGAATGTCAGTGTGCTGGGCCGGGGGGCTACCGGACGCAGCCTGAACGGGTTTACCTCCAGACGGTACTGGGTACTGGATGTTGCAGCGAGTTACCAGATGCGGCCGGATGTCAAGCTGTATGCCAAAGTTTATAATTTAACCAACCGGGCCTATGAGACCAATTATGTCAGTGGCTGGGGCGTTGGCGCCTTTCCGATGGCGTCACGGCAAATTGTGATCGGGATTGAAGGCCGTTTATAA
- a CDS encoding energy-coupling factor transporter transmembrane component T, which translates to MTKQLNFKAASPDPRVLLLMSLTVCTLCFTLNYRPALIAVFLLTAAGMLLCRMVRPAGGFMLIYGALYGLEQLLWQFGAMGELQAALAVLLLLLLRFFPVLMAGLMVLRQIRINELITALEQLSLPRQLTLPLAIVFRYLPTVYQEMGCIRDNLKMRSLPATPWEMLRRPAAAAEHLLVPLLLRSSRLADELSAAALLKGLDLKEKRTSATAVCFGKSDWGWCLLCIVLALFLLGADAAALHHDGRD; encoded by the coding sequence ATGACAAAACAACTGAATTTCAAAGCGGCTTCGCCTGACCCGCGAGTGCTGCTGCTAATGTCGCTGACGGTATGTACATTGTGCTTTACGCTCAATTACCGGCCAGCCCTGATCGCAGTTTTCTTGCTGACGGCTGCCGGTATGCTGTTATGCAGGATGGTCAGGCCGGCGGGCGGCTTTATGCTGATATATGGCGCGCTTTACGGCTTGGAGCAATTATTGTGGCAGTTTGGCGCAATGGGTGAACTGCAGGCTGCGCTGGCCGTCCTGTTATTGCTGCTGCTGCGCTTTTTCCCGGTGCTGATGGCCGGACTGATGGTGCTGCGGCAAATACGGATCAATGAATTGATTACCGCTTTGGAGCAACTGAGCCTTCCAAGGCAGCTGACTCTCCCGCTGGCAATTGTTTTTCGTTATTTGCCTACCGTTTATCAGGAAATGGGCTGCATCCGTGACAATCTGAAAATGAGAAGCCTGCCGGCCACGCCCTGGGAAATGCTGCGGCGGCCGGCTGCGGCGGCCGAGCACCTGCTGGTGCCGCTGCTGCTGCGCAGCAGCCGGCTGGCGGATGAGTTATCCGCCGCTGCTCTCTTGAAGGGACTTGACCTCAAGGAAAAACGCACTTCAGCCACCGCTGTTTGTTTCGGCAAATCTGACTGGGGCTGGTGCCTGTTGTGTATCGTCCTGGCTTTGTTTTTGCTGGGGGCTGATGCTGCGGCGCTTCACCATGACGGGAGGGATTGA
- a CDS encoding ABC transporter ATP-binding protein, with protein MGNRKTGIFRLLEIAGEKPALLLAAGIFSAFSAVCLLLPYLAVYLLLAGLLAGGANAVPDGGGMMHWGLVALAGLAAGIVLMYFGGLCSHIAAFRMLYRLRLRLAEHIGRLPLGYLTQTSTGIVKKTLEENVEKIEKFIAHQLPDMVSAIVVMLLTLAVMVYLNPLMALACLFPLALGLGLQLGMMISRQARVRVRAYYDALERMNTSTVQYIRGMPAVRIFGQTVHSFRRFYQDIMEYRDLSVRYSDQFQNGFSLFKVVLGSTPAFLLPAGVYLLSGSNGDGTVALEVLFFLIVVPGLAAPVYKLMHFAGTLRDISEGVARIDAVFARRPLPEYPYPERPREFSVQFDEVIFSYEEQSGGRPALDWVSFRAEAGRITALVGPSGAGKSTVANLIPRFWDVAAGTVSIGGVDIRRMRTEDLMSAVSFVFQDTFLFQDTLYANIAAGRPAARPEEVYAAARAAQCYDFIVNLPQGFDTVIGEGGAYLSGGEEQRVAVARAILKDAPILVLDEATAFADAENEFRLQLALNVLLRGKTVIVIAHRLASIREADQILVFRDGRIAERGRHADLLERNGLYAAMWAAGTDEWLLNKGKANADAI; from the coding sequence TTGGGTAACAGGAAAACGGGAATTTTCCGGCTGCTGGAAATTGCCGGAGAAAAGCCTGCTCTGCTGCTGGCTGCCGGAATTTTTTCAGCCTTCAGTGCCGTCTGCCTGCTGCTGCCGTACCTGGCGGTATATTTACTTTTGGCCGGGCTGCTGGCCGGCGGGGCTAATGCTGTGCCGGACGGCGGCGGGATGATGCACTGGGGGCTGGTCGCACTGGCAGGGCTGGCCGCCGGGATTGTATTGATGTATTTCGGCGGGCTGTGTTCGCATATTGCCGCCTTCAGGATGTTATACCGACTGCGGCTGCGGCTGGCGGAGCATATCGGCAGGCTGCCCCTGGGATATTTAACGCAGACTTCCACCGGTATTGTCAAAAAAACGCTGGAAGAAAACGTGGAAAAAATTGAAAAGTTTATTGCCCATCAACTGCCGGATATGGTGAGCGCCATTGTAGTTATGCTGCTGACGCTGGCGGTCATGGTTTATCTCAATCCTCTGATGGCGCTGGCCTGTCTGTTTCCGCTGGCTTTAGGCCTTGGCCTGCAGCTGGGCATGATGATCAGCAGGCAGGCCAGAGTGCGGGTTCGCGCCTATTATGACGCGCTGGAGCGAATGAATACCTCAACCGTTCAATATATCCGGGGGATGCCGGCGGTCAGGATATTCGGGCAGACGGTGCATTCCTTCCGCCGGTTTTATCAAGACATTATGGAATACCGGGATTTGTCAGTCCGGTATTCGGACCAGTTTCAAAACGGTTTCAGCCTGTTCAAGGTTGTACTTGGATCAACGCCGGCCTTTCTGCTGCCGGCAGGGGTATATTTGCTGAGCGGATCAAACGGTGACGGTACGGTCGCGCTGGAGGTGCTGTTTTTTCTGATTGTCGTTCCGGGGCTTGCGGCGCCAGTATACAAGCTAATGCATTTCGCCGGTACACTGCGGGATATTAGCGAAGGCGTTGCGCGCATTGACGCTGTTTTTGCCCGGCGTCCGCTGCCGGAGTATCCATACCCGGAAAGGCCCCGTGAGTTTTCGGTGCAATTTGACGAGGTAATATTTTCTTATGAGGAGCAGTCAGGCGGCCGGCCGGCGCTTGACTGGGTCAGTTTTAGGGCGGAGGCCGGGCGGATTACGGCGCTGGTGGGACCTTCGGGGGCGGGAAAATCAACGGTGGCCAATCTTATTCCGCGCTTTTGGGATGTTGCCGCGGGGACGGTCAGCATCGGGGGCGTGGATATCCGCCGGATGCGTACGGAAGACCTGATGTCTGCAGTGTCCTTTGTTTTTCAGGATACGTTTCTATTTCAGGATACCTTGTATGCCAATATCGCGGCAGGGCGGCCTGCTGCAAGGCCGGAGGAGGTCTATGCCGCGGCCAGAGCGGCGCAGTGTTACGATTTTATCGTCAATTTACCGCAGGGCTTTGACACGGTAATCGGCGAAGGCGGCGCGTATTTATCAGGCGGCGAGGAACAGCGCGTGGCCGTGGCCAGGGCAATCCTAAAGGATGCGCCGATTCTGGTTCTGGACGAGGCTACCGCTTTCGCCGATGCGGAAAATGAGTTCCGGCTGCAGCTGGCCCTTAATGTTTTGCTGCGGGGAAAAACAGTCATTGTCATTGCTCACCGGCTGGCATCCATCCGGGAGGCGGATCAGATCCTGGTCTTCCGGGACGGGCGCATTGCGGAACGGGGCAGGCACGCCGACTTGCTGGAGCGGAACGGTCTATACGCGGCTATGTGGGCCGCCGGTACCGACGAATGGCTGTTAAATAAAGGAAAGGCGAATGCGGATGCTATATAA
- a CDS encoding ABC transporter ATP-binding protein encodes MLYNLTAGEPNKLLKPALYAALVNVVNLLPFALAMEAARIIVVYFTEPGALLDTGRLWLVSGVLLLTMPLMFAAEVLAYRAAYRGAYLVSAAGRIRLAEHLRRIPLGVLTSRNAGELGNTLMGDFSLVEHSLAHLLPQLAGALVTPLLAFGVLLFWDWRMAAAMFAALPVAALLALASGRLQAKLGGAHMQAKLEAINRLQEYLTGIRTIKSCNLTGGRFCRLERSLHRLMMAGIQFEGLLVPVVMAAIACLRAGLPLMIFTGVHLLAGGELTILAFASFLLIGTRIFDPLTTALINYAELTYNEQAGRRIVGLYRQPAMPGNSAPPDRHDIVLDQVTFHYGGSAVLTDVSLQIPEGALTALVGASGSGKSTIFRLLARFYDPQQGRVLFGGQDIKSIAPEMLLQKISMVFQDVYLFQGTIADNIRMGRQGATQPEVEQAARGACCHDFIIRLPQGYDTVVGEGGCTLSGGEKQRISIARALLKNAPVVLLDEVTAALDPENEREIQQAVNVLVQDRTVIVIAHRLKTVRFADQIVVLGGGSIVEQGRHDELLARQGLYAHLWELQQTMQGWKLENREAARRS; translated from the coding sequence ATGCTATATAATCTAACGGCCGGAGAGCCGAACAAGCTTCTTAAGCCTGCGCTTTACGCCGCTCTTGTCAATGTGGTAAACCTTTTGCCTTTTGCCCTGGCAATGGAAGCGGCGCGGATTATTGTGGTGTACTTTACAGAACCGGGGGCTTTATTGGATACCGGGCGGCTGTGGCTGGTTTCAGGCGTTCTTTTGCTGACCATGCCGTTAATGTTTGCCGCTGAGGTGCTGGCCTACCGGGCAGCTTACCGGGGCGCCTATCTGGTTTCGGCCGCAGGGCGCATCAGACTGGCCGAGCATCTGCGGCGAATTCCGCTGGGCGTACTTACCAGCCGGAATGCCGGCGAGCTGGGCAATACGCTGATGGGCGATTTTTCCCTGGTAGAACATTCTTTGGCGCATTTGCTGCCTCAGCTGGCTGGCGCGCTGGTGACGCCGCTGCTGGCATTTGGCGTTCTGCTGTTTTGGGACTGGCGAATGGCGGCCGCCATGTTTGCCGCGCTGCCCGTTGCCGCCCTGCTGGCGCTGGCGTCAGGCCGGCTGCAGGCCAAACTGGGTGGAGCGCATATGCAGGCCAAGCTTGAAGCCATCAACCGGCTGCAGGAATATTTGACCGGCATCCGGACCATTAAGTCCTGCAACCTGACGGGAGGGCGGTTTTGCAGGCTGGAGCGGTCCCTGCACAGGTTGATGATGGCCGGAATTCAATTTGAAGGCCTGCTGGTGCCGGTGGTGATGGCGGCGATTGCCTGCCTGCGGGCGGGTCTGCCCCTGATGATTTTTACCGGTGTTCACCTGCTGGCGGGGGGCGAGCTGACCATCCTTGCTTTCGCGTCATTCCTGCTGATTGGCACGAGAATTTTTGATCCGCTGACCACTGCCCTGATCAATTATGCGGAGCTTACCTATAATGAACAGGCCGGACGCCGGATTGTCGGGCTGTACCGGCAGCCGGCGATGCCAGGAAACAGCGCTCCGCCGGACAGGCACGATATAGTCCTGGACCAGGTTACCTTTCACTATGGCGGAAGCGCTGTTCTTACCGATGTTTCCCTGCAGATACCCGAAGGCGCTCTGACCGCACTGGTGGGCGCTTCCGGCAGCGGCAAAAGCACGATCTTCAGACTGCTTGCCCGGTTTTATGACCCGCAGCAGGGACGGGTTTTGTTTGGCGGCCAGGATATAAAGTCAATAGCGCCGGAAATGCTGCTGCAAAAAATTTCGATGGTATTTCAGGATGTATATTTGTTTCAGGGCACCATTGCCGACAATATCCGGATGGGGCGGCAGGGGGCGACGCAGCCGGAGGTTGAGCAGGCCGCCCGGGGGGCTTGCTGTCATGACTTTATTATCCGGCTGCCGCAAGGGTACGATACGGTCGTGGGAGAGGGAGGCTGCACGCTTTCCGGCGGAGAAAAACAACGTATTTCAATTGCCCGGGCGTTACTCAAAAATGCGCCGGTTGTACTGCTGGATGAAGTGACCGCCGCCCTTGACCCCGAAAATGAGAGGGAAATACAGCAGGCCGTGAATGTGCTGGTACAGGACAGAACGGTCATTGTCATCGCCCATAGGTTAAAAACGGTGCGTTTTGCCGATCAGATTGTCGTGCTGGGCGGCGGAAGCATCGTGGAGCAGGGGCGGCACGACGAACTGCTGGCGCGCCAGGGACTCTATGCGCACCTGTGGGAACTGCAGCAGACGATGCAGGGCTGGAAGCTGGAGAACCGAGAGGCGGCGAGGCGGTCATGA
- a CDS encoding ABC transporter ATP-binding protein, protein MSEEQICLRNVSFRYESAARPALSRVNLSIKAGQTVLLTGRSGSGKTTLTRCINGLAPQFFDGQLQGRIRICGEDIAAVSLRRLARRIGSVFQDPRSQFFTLEVLSELAFPCENLGLSPAEIHRRVEAAVAELELKELVDRRLCALSSGQKQKVAIASVYAVSPVILVLDEPSANLDTKGTESLRRVVRRLKAKGFTVILSEHKYQYLADLADRVILMSDGQVRGEWPGADFFAKPDYWFEENGLRLPRPRTLQAGGAGRDRPGQNPVVEARGLAFAYSRDRRIFSDLSLSVCAGEVTGLIGPNGAGKTTLANVLLGLKKQTSGEIYLNRRLTTADARLRQSFYCMQEADYQLFAASVAEELLLGLKAGQASVARQAARLLQYFGLEQYKDCHPTALSGGQKQRLTMALACMRSGGTLYFDEPTSGLDGQSMRLAGDMFRELAAAGRSIVVITHDIEFLLRTVDKVLYLALDGHLEEFFLQDQTRDRLLEIMA, encoded by the coding sequence ATGAGTGAAGAGCAGATTTGTTTGCGCAATGTTTCTTTCCGGTATGAGAGCGCTGCCCGGCCGGCTTTAAGCAGGGTGAACCTTAGCATTAAAGCCGGGCAGACCGTATTGCTGACAGGACGGAGCGGTTCGGGAAAAACTACGCTGACCCGGTGCATCAATGGGCTTGCGCCGCAATTTTTTGACGGACAGCTGCAGGGACGTATCCGGATTTGCGGCGAAGATATCGCTGCGGTCAGCCTCCGCCGGCTGGCCCGGCGGATAGGCTCGGTATTTCAGGACCCCCGGTCCCAGTTTTTTACGCTGGAGGTTTTGTCCGAGCTTGCATTCCCCTGTGAAAACCTGGGCCTGAGTCCGGCGGAAATACACCGGCGGGTAGAGGCTGCCGTTGCCGAACTGGAGCTTAAGGAGCTAGTTGACCGCCGGCTTTGCGCGTTATCAAGCGGTCAAAAGCAAAAGGTGGCGATTGCCTCGGTTTATGCGGTTTCACCGGTAATTTTGGTATTGGACGAACCTTCGGCCAATTTGGATACGAAAGGAACGGAAAGTTTGCGCCGGGTGGTTCGGCGGTTGAAAGCCAAAGGCTTTACCGTCATACTGTCAGAGCATAAATATCAATATCTGGCAGATTTAGCCGACCGGGTTATCCTGATGAGTGACGGCCAGGTGCGGGGCGAATGGCCGGGCGCTGATTTTTTCGCCAAGCCGGACTACTGGTTTGAAGAAAACGGACTGCGGCTGCCGCGCCCGCGCACGCTTCAGGCCGGCGGGGCCGGCCGGGACCGCCCGGGACAGAACCCGGTTGTCGAAGCAAGAGGACTGGCATTTGCCTATTCCCGTGACCGGCGGATATTCAGCGATCTAAGCCTTAGCGTCTGCGCCGGTGAAGTGACCGGCCTCATTGGTCCCAACGGCGCGGGGAAAACAACGCTGGCCAATGTTCTGCTGGGTTTAAAAAAACAAACGTCCGGCGAGATTTATCTTAATCGCCGTCTCACAACGGCGGACGCCCGTTTGCGCCAGTCGTTCTACTGCATGCAGGAAGCCGATTATCAGTTGTTTGCCGCCAGTGTGGCGGAAGAACTGTTGCTGGGCCTGAAGGCCGGTCAAGCGTCTGTCGCTCGACAGGCAGCCCGTCTTTTGCAGTATTTCGGGTTGGAGCAATACAAAGATTGCCATCCGACCGCTTTATCGGGAGGCCAAAAGCAACGCCTGACCATGGCCTTAGCCTGCATGCGTTCCGGCGGGACGCTGTATTTTGATGAGCCTACCAGCGGGCTTGACGGCCAAAGTATGCGTCTGGCCGGCGACATGTTCCGGGAACTGGCCGCCGCTGGCCGCAGTATTGTGGTTATTACTCATGATATTGAATTTTTGCTGCGTACAGTTGATAAAGTGTTATATTTGGCTTTAGACGGGCATTTGGAAGAATTTTTTTTACAGGATCAAACCAGGGACAGGCTGTTGGAAATCATGGCCTGA
- a CDS encoding MptD family putative ECF transporter S component produces MLNMDNNHKAVQALITIGIFNAVFIAVFFAVGLSLSFMTTLVPAVALIMPVLLALPGGIIYFFMVTKAPANGVFLISGAILGIFMVAAGNMAFFLLCMTGAGMIAELLFRGIGRNSFWGKAAGFASIMAGFVAGGYFPMVFMHKAYLEFQLARGVDSAYLESMLAILSPPALAGILLATAGSAILGSLWGHKLLHKHFAKAG; encoded by the coding sequence ATGTTAAATATGGACAATAACCATAAGGCAGTTCAGGCGCTCATTACCATCGGTATTTTCAACGCCGTTTTTATTGCCGTGTTTTTTGCCGTGGGGTTAAGCTTAAGCTTCATGACAACCCTGGTTCCCGCGGTTGCGTTGATTATGCCGGTGCTATTGGCTTTGCCCGGCGGCATCATTTATTTCTTCATGGTGACCAAGGCTCCGGCAAACGGCGTGTTTTTGATCAGCGGCGCAATTCTTGGCATTTTTATGGTAGCTGCGGGAAATATGGCGTTTTTTTTACTTTGCATGACCGGAGCCGGAATGATTGCCGAGCTTCTGTTCCGCGGGATCGGGCGAAACTCTTTTTGGGGCAAGGCGGCCGGGTTTGCGTCGATCATGGCCGGCTTTGTGGCTGGCGGATATTTTCCAATGGTTTTTATGCATAAGGCCTATCTGGAATTCCAATTGGCGAGGGGCGTGGACTCCGCCTATCTGGAAAGCATGCTGGCGATTCTCAGCCCGCCGGCCTTGGCCGGAATTCTGCTTGCCACCGCCGGTTCCGCCATTCTGGGCAGCTTATGGGGGCATAAGCTGCTGCATAAGCACTTCGCCAAAGCCGGCTGA
- the rpsD gene encoding 30S ribosomal protein S4 produces the protein MATRREPRFKLCRRFGVNIFGHPKAMNRATKDTNRPGRKTSEYGLQLLEKQKIKAYYGILEKQFVRYLKNAKKSKEVTGTALLKALECRLDNLVYRIGFAISIRQARQMVSHGCILVNGKRVDIPSAAVSVNDVISLKEQHRSNELFSSNFLELKSFDLPYIEKDFDNFSGKLVRYPMREEIPVEVNEILAIELYSK, from the coding sequence ATGGCAACAAGAAGAGAACCGCGTTTCAAATTATGCCGCAGGTTTGGCGTTAATATCTTTGGTCATCCCAAGGCAATGAACAGAGCCACGAAAGACACGAACCGGCCAGGCCGGAAAACGTCTGAATACGGCTTGCAGCTTCTGGAGAAACAGAAGATAAAGGCTTATTACGGCATATTGGAAAAGCAGTTTGTCCGTTATTTAAAAAATGCCAAGAAAAGTAAGGAAGTTACAGGCACGGCTTTATTAAAAGCCCTCGAATGCCGTCTGGATAATCTGGTCTACCGGATTGGGTTTGCCATTTCCATTCGCCAGGCCCGCCAAATGGTCAGCCACGGATGTATCCTGGTCAATGGCAAACGGGTTGATATCCCTTCGGCGGCGGTAAGCGTCAATGATGTCATCTCCCTGAAGGAGCAGCACCGCAGCAACGAATTGTTCAGTTCCAATTTTCTGGAGTTGAAATCTTTTGATTTGCCTTATATTGAAAAAGACTTTGACAATTTCAGCGGTAAATTAGTCAGATACCCGATGCGTGAAGAAATTCCAGTGGAAGTGAATGAAATTTTGGCAATTGAACTGTATTCCAAATAA
- a CDS encoding sensor domain-containing diguanylate cyclase codes for METFLLQPENILDILNHSYEGVFIVDKHKTVIYWNPAAEKISGYLAGEVLGQRCCEKAPVPAGDNGLCDHALFLPVGSDRKVYKAEGCITHKAGHQVPVSSRVIPLYQQNDCIGFVKLFRDNSPRETLMKELVSLHDRATIDSLTGLRNRRYAEMALNAKLEEIRADGIPFGVLFIDIDHFKTINDTYGHDIGDMVLQMLARTLLMNTRQHDAVVRWGGEEIIAIIVSPNIQRKLYLIANKLRQLIQQSMLPLDDGRTISVSVSIGATVALPADTADSLIKRADQLMYLAKKSGRNCVKMDGLIFTGQE; via the coding sequence ATGGAAACCTTTCTGCTACAGCCCGAAAATATTCTCGACATTCTGAACCATTCCTATGAAGGCGTATTTATTGTTGACAAACACAAAACGGTTATTTACTGGAATCCGGCGGCGGAAAAAATTTCGGGGTACCTTGCCGGCGAGGTCCTCGGCCAACGCTGCTGTGAAAAAGCGCCCGTACCTGCCGGCGATAACGGCTTGTGCGATCATGCTCTTTTCCTGCCTGTCGGCTCTGACCGAAAAGTATATAAAGCTGAGGGCTGCATAACCCATAAGGCAGGACATCAGGTACCGGTTTCTTCCCGGGTCATCCCGCTTTATCAGCAAAATGACTGTATCGGGTTTGTTAAATTATTCCGCGATAATTCCCCGCGTGAAACGCTGATGAAAGAATTGGTCAGTCTCCATGACCGCGCCACCATTGATTCGCTTACCGGACTTCGCAACAGAAGGTATGCCGAAATGGCGCTGAATGCCAAGCTGGAGGAAATCAGGGCAGATGGCATTCCTTTCGGCGTATTGTTTATTGATATCGACCATTTTAAAACCATTAACGACACCTATGGGCATGATATCGGCGATATGGTGCTGCAGATGCTGGCCAGAACGCTGCTCATGAACACCCGTCAGCATGATGCTGTTGTCCGGTGGGGCGGTGAGGAAATCATTGCCATTATCGTCAGTCCCAACATTCAGCGCAAGCTGTATCTGATTGCGAATAAACTCCGCCAGCTTATCCAGCAATCAATGCTCCCGCTGGATGACGGCCGGACGATCAGTGTCTCGGTTTCCATTGGCGCTACGGTTGCTTTGCCCGCCGATACGGCCGACAGTTTAATCAAACGGGCCGATCAATTGATGTATCTGGCCAAAAAATCGGGCCGGAATTGCGTTAAAATGGACGGGTTAATTTTTACGGGACAGGAATAA